The following are from one region of the Coffea eugenioides isolate CCC68of chromosome 2, Ceug_1.0, whole genome shotgun sequence genome:
- the LOC113759253 gene encoding NDR1/HIN1-like protein 6, protein MTQTPPLAKPPGYREPGLPVQKPPEPLGKGNLPPSFYTEEEKRRGCCFRCCCCLFIFIILLTLFFISFGGFLYLWYEPRAPLFSLKSFQVNEFNITSTADGPTLHSKMSASLEFKNANTNIRMVYDRIALSWYSDDIASGELGQDTVPGFVQEPNNVRVAKFSMKGNLPLDGSSVKKVTDRIRAKSLMTHVEVRTGIGMVLSGLKIGTVEVKLACEASSLKHIQEGAMPKCKVFVFRL, encoded by the coding sequence ATGACTCAAACACCACCTCTGGCAAAACCACCTGGATACAGAGAGCCAGGCCTCCCAGTTCAGAAGCCACCAGAACCCTTGGGAAAAGGAAACCTTCCACCTTCATTTTACACAGAGGAGGAGAAGCGCAGGGGTTGTTGTTTCAGATGCTGCTGCTGCCTCTTCATCTTCATTATCCTCCTCACTCTCTTCTTCATCTCATTTGGGGGATTTCTCTACCTTTGGTACGAGCCCAGAGCCCCCCTTTTCTCCCTGAAATCTTTCCAGGTCAACGAATTCAACATCACCAGCACCGCTGATGGCCCAACACTCCATTCAAAAATGTCTGCCAGCTTGGAGTTCAAGAACGCAAATACGAACATCAGGATGGTGTATGACAGGATAGCCCTGTCCTGGTACAGTGATGACATTGCTTCAGGGGAGCTTGGTCAAGACACAGTGCCAGGGTTCGTTCAAGAGCCAAATAATGTGAGGGTTGCCAAGTTTTCCATGAAGGGGAATCTGCCTCTGGATGGTTCAAGTGTGAAGAAGGTTACGGATAGAATCAGGGCCAAGAGCTTAATGACTCATGTGGAGGTCAGAACTGGGATTGGGATGGTTTTAAGCGGACTGAAAATTGGCACCGTTGAGGTCAAACTAGCATGCGAAGCCTCCAGTTTGAAGCACATTCAGGAAGGTGCCATGCCCAAATGCAAGGTTTTTGTATTCCGCCTGTAA
- the LOC113762277 gene encoding exosome complex component RRP41 homolog: MEYVNPEGLRLDGRRPLEMRQLRAEIGVVARADGSAVFEMGNTKVIAAIYGPREVQNKSQQINDQAVVRCEYSMANFSTGDRMRKPKHDRRSTEISLVIRQTMEACILTHLMPRSQIDIFVQVLQADGGTRSACINAATLALADAGIPMRDLVTSCAAGYLNTTPLLDLSYVEDSAGGPDVTVGILPKLDKVTLLQMDAKLPLDTFETVMQLAIEGCKAVANYIREILLENTKQLEFRRGV; the protein is encoded by the exons ATGGAGTACGTGAACCCCGAAGGTCTTCGCTTAGATGGTCGCCGTCCATTAGAG ATGAGGCAGCTGCGTGCGGAAATAGGGGTGGTTGCCAGAGCTGATGG CTCTGCTGTTTTTGAGATGGGAAATACTAAAGTTATTGCTGCTATATACGGTCCCAGAGAG GTCCAAAATAAAAGCCAACAAATAAATGATCAAGCAGTG GTGCGCTGTGAGTATAGCATGGCTAATTTCAGCACTGGTGATCGCATGAGGAAACCAAAGCATGATAG GAGATCCACGGAGATATCACTGGTTATTCGGCAAACTATGGAAGCTTGCATATTGACACATCTAATGCCACGTTCTCAG ATTGATATTTTTGTCCAAGTTCTTCAGGCTGATGGAG GAACAAGGTCGGCTTGTATAAATGCTGCAACTTTGGCACTTGCTGATGCTGGAATTCCAATGCGTGATCTTGTTACTTCCTGCGCTGCCGGATACCTTAATACTACTCCTCTTCTTG ATCTCAGCTATGTTGAAGATAGTGCTGGAGGCCCTGATGTCACAGTTGGAATTCTACCAAAGTTGGACAAAGTGACCCTTCTTCAG ATGGATGCTAAATTACCACTGGATACATTTGAAACTGTCATGCAACTTGCTATAGAAGGCTGCAAAGCAGTGGCAAACTACATTCGCGAA ATATTACTTGAAAACACTAAGCAATTAGAGTTCCGCAGGGGTGTATAG
- the LOC113759005 gene encoding putative glucose-6-phosphate 1-epimerase, with protein MGHAAVWDPRAAIEITKDWNGVDQIVLRNPQGASARVSLHGGQVTSWRNDRGEELLFTSSKAIFKPPKAMRGGIPICFPQFGNCGSLEQHGFARNKVWTIDDNPPPFHPNDTYGKSFVDLLLKSSEDDLKCWPHSFEFRLRVSLSSDGNLSLLSRIRNVNGKPYSFSFAYHTYFSVSDISEVRIEGLETLDYLDNLCQRERFTEQGDAITFESEVDRIYLSSPNCIAILDHERKRTYVIRKEGLPDMVVWNPWEKKSKAMMDLGDEEYKQMLCVDAAAVEKPITLKPGEEWTGRLELAVVPSSFCSDD; from the exons ATGGGGCATGCGGCAGTTTGGGATCCCAGAGCTGCAATTGAGATCACGAAGGATTGGAATGGGGTTGATCAGATAGTGCTTCGGAACCCTCAAGGCGCCTCTGCTCGG GTTAGTTTGCATGGAGGACAGGTTACTTCGTGGCGCAATGACCGAGGTGAAGAACTCTTATTTACTAGCAGTAAG GCTATTTTTAAGCCTCCAAAAGCAATGCGTGGAGGAATTCCTATTTGTTTCCCCCAG TTTGGAAATTGTGGATCGCTTGAGCAACATGGCTTCGCAAGGAACAAAGTTTGGACCATTGATGATAACCCTCCACCTTTTCATCCAAATGATACATATGGCAAATCATTCGTTGACTTGCTACTGAAATCATCAGAAGATGATCTGAAGTGCTGGCCTCACAG TTTTGAGTTTCGTCTTCGGGTATCACTTTCATCTGATGGTAATTTGTCCTTGCTATCACGCATTAGAAACGTCAATGGGAAACCATACAGCTTCTCATTTGCGTACCATACATATTTTTCTGTCTCTGACATAAG TGAAGTAAGGATAGAAGGATTGGAAACACTGGACTATCTAGACAACCTTTGCCAAAGAGAACGCTTTACAGAGCAAGGAGATGCAATAACTTTTGAATCTGAG GTGGATCGCATCTATCTTAGTTCACCTAACTGCATCGCGATACTTGATCATGAAAGAAAGCGAACATACGTGATAAGAAAGGAGGGGTTACCAGATATGG TGGTGTGGAATCCATGGGAAAAGAAATCCAAAGCAATGATGGATTTGGGTGATGAGGAGTACAAACAGATGCTTTGCGTTGATGCGGCAGCTGTAGAGAAACCCATCACTCTGAAGCCAGGAGAGGAATGGACAGGACGTCTAGAACTTGCAGTTGTGCCATCAAGCTTTTGCAGCGATGATTAA